The nucleotide sequence GGGGTGGCTGATACAAGCCCTCGGTCCAGAAATGTAAAAAAATGAGACGTATCACTTTAGGAATTTCTGGGGACTCCGATGAGTAAGGTAAGCAAATGAACCGCCCAAGGGCACTAAAAAGGTGCACCAGAGTTTCAAGGATCGAAACTCAGGAAATCTTCAAGGAGGAGGAAACATGGGTCTCAGAATTAATACAAACAGTGCTTCGTTGAATGCTCAGAGAGTTCTCTGGGGGACGAAGATCGGTCTTGATAAGAGCATGGAAAAGCTCGCTTCAGGATTCCGCATCAACAGAGCTGGTGACGATGCCGCCGGCCTAGCGATCTCTGAGAATTTGAAAGCTCAGATTCGCGGTCTGAAACAAGCATCCCGAAACGCTCAAGACGGTATCTCTCTGGTCCAGGTGGCCGAGGGTTCCATGAACGAGATCTCTTCGATCTTGATCCGTCTGAGAGAATTGTCCGTACAAGCAGCTTCCGATACTATCGGTCCTGTAGAAAGACAGTTCCTGAACGTGGAATACGATCAGTTGGTTTCCGAGATCGACCGTATCTCCGAAGGTACAGAGTTCAACGGAACTCAGTTGCTGGCGGGTGTAGGTTCCATCCTGGACTTCCAAGTTGGTACCAGAAATAATCCTGAAATCGACCGTATCTCTTTCGACGCTTCCAAAGCCGATGCAAACTCTGCAGCTTTGGGTGTGAACCTGACCTCAGTATCTGACAAAGCTTCTGCACAGAACGCTTTGGCGGCGATTGACCAGGCGATCGTGAGTGTCTCCGCAATGCGCGCAGACTTCGGTGCGATTCAGAATCGTCTTCAATCTACAGTTTCAAACATTCAAGTGTCTGTAGAGAACATGTCAGCCGCTAACTCTCGTATCAGAGATGTGGATGTAGCTGAAGAGACATCTGAAATGACCAAGAACAACATCTTGTTGCAAGCCGGTACTTCCGTCCTAGCACAAGCGAATTCCCAAGCTAACGTAGCACTTGGACTCTTGAACAAGTCATTCCAGGGTTAATCCTTGGAGTGACCCAGGTTCCCGATCTTGACTGATCAAGATCACCCTCAAGTGTAACGACCCGAGCTCTGTAAAACGAGCTGACAATTTGATCTGTTTCCTGCGACGAGGCCGTCTTTCACGGCGGCCTCATTTTTTTCACTCAGCCTGTGACGGCGGATGTGAAATGCTTCTTTCTTCTGACGAAGACCCATCAAGGGTGACTTTGTCCGCCATTTTTCAAAGCTGCATTTTTCTGTCGCAGCGACCGAGCTTTCAAAAAAATTTCCCTCAGCAAAAAATAAAAAAGAAAAGACAAAAACTGGACTCGAGCAGTTGTGTTATTTTTCCGAAAAGTAAGCAGGGAACTGTATCGCAAGTTCCGAATATTAATTTTACAGGTGCACGGATCGCGCCTTATGCCAATGGATGGCACACTTTCACGGAGGAAGAAATATGAAGCACGGAGGATAGAATGGGATTAAGAATCGGTACCAATGTGGCAGCGTTGAATGCACAAAAAAATCTGTATATGACTAACATCAACGCAAACAGATCAATGGCAAGATTGGCTTCTGGAATGAGAATCAATCAGGCCGCTGATGATGCTGCAGGTCTTGCGATCAGTGAAAACCTCAAAGGACAAATCCGGGGTTTGAGACAGGCCAACCGAAATGCCAACGACGGTATTTCCCTTGTGCAGGTCGCAGAAGGCAGCTTGAATGAAGTTTCCAATATGCTCATTCGTTTGAGAGAGTTGGGTGTACAGGCTTCCTCTGACACAATTGGTGAAACAGAAAGAAAGTTTTTGGACGTTGAGTATCAACAGCTGAAATCCGAGATCCAGCGTATTACTGAATCCACGGTCTTCAATGGTTATGAACTACTTAACGGTACTGGTGGGATGATTGACATCCAGGTCGGCGTAAACAACGACGCTTTCCGCGACCGTATCAGCTTCAATGCTGGCGCGGCCAACGCCTCCATCGATGCCCTGGGATTGACGGCAGAGAATGTGGGGACCAAGGAAAGTGCTCAATTGAGCCTGGGTACGATCGATTCCGCTTTGACATCGGTGAACGCGATTCGCGCGAACTTCGGTGCGCTACAAAATCGTCTGCAATCAACATCGAATAACTTGTTGATCGCTGATGAAAACTTGTCAGCCGCGAATTCCCGAATCAGAGACACTGACGTGGCGGCAGAAACGTCCGAGATGACAAGAAATAACATCTTGTTGCAGGCGGGTGTGTCAGTCCTGGGTCAGGCGAACCAGTCACAACAATTGGCTTTGAAGCTTTTGGGCTAAGGCTGAATTATAACCAAAACTAAAAAACGGCTCCCTTCGGGGGGCCGTTTTTATTTGTTCCCATCATCGCCCGCGATCATTTGCATTTTCAACGCGTTTTCATTTAGACATTTCCAACCCCGGCTAGAGCGAATATTGTTGAATCAAAAGCATCTCCAAGGAACAACCAATCCTATGAAATTGCTAATGATTCTTCTGACCAGCATGGCTTTGCACGCTCAAGCGGCGTGGGACTT is from Bdellovibrio bacteriovorus str. Tiberius and encodes:
- a CDS encoding flagellin N-terminal helical domain-containing protein, whose amino-acid sequence is MGLRINTNSASLNAQRVLWGTKIGLDKSMEKLASGFRINRAGDDAAGLAISENLKAQIRGLKQASRNAQDGISLVQVAEGSMNEISSILIRLRELSVQAASDTIGPVERQFLNVEYDQLVSEIDRISEGTEFNGTQLLAGVGSILDFQVGTRNNPEIDRISFDASKADANSAALGVNLTSVSDKASAQNALAAIDQAIVSVSAMRADFGAIQNRLQSTVSNIQVSVENMSAANSRIRDVDVAEETSEMTKNNILLQAGTSVLAQANSQANVALGLLNKSFQG
- a CDS encoding flagellin N-terminal helical domain-containing protein — protein: MGLRIGTNVAALNAQKNLYMTNINANRSMARLASGMRINQAADDAAGLAISENLKGQIRGLRQANRNANDGISLVQVAEGSLNEVSNMLIRLRELGVQASSDTIGETERKFLDVEYQQLKSEIQRITESTVFNGYELLNGTGGMIDIQVGVNNDAFRDRISFNAGAANASIDALGLTAENVGTKESAQLSLGTIDSALTSVNAIRANFGALQNRLQSTSNNLLIADENLSAANSRIRDTDVAAETSEMTRNNILLQAGVSVLGQANQSQQLALKLLG